GGCAGGCAAAGAATTAAATAGAGGAAGTATCGGAGATAATTTTATGTACTTCGAAACGGGTCAGGGAAGTGCACATTCTGCCAATGCCCACCATGGCGTGGATCAGCAAACTTGCGAAGTCCGAGCCTATGCCGTCGCCAGAAAATATAATCCCTTACTCGTTAATACCGTGGTCGGATTTATCGGTCCGGAATATCTATACGATGGCAAACAAGTGATCCGTGCCGGATTGGAAGATCATTTTTGCGGAAAATTGATGGGTTTGCCTATGGGCTGCGATATCTGCTATACCAATCACATCGATGCGGATCAGGACGATATGGATAATCTCTTGACTTTACTCGGAGTGGCCGGATGCAATTTTATTATGGGAATCCCCGGTGCGGATGATGTGATGCTGAATTACCAAAGCACTTCTTTCCACGATCAACTCTACATCCGACAGGTGTTGGGGCTGAAAAGAGCTCCTGAATTTGACGAGTGGCTGATGAAGATGAATCTGACAGACTCCTCCGGAAAAGTCTTGGAAGTCAAGGGAAATAAATTGCTGAAGCTATGAGCGAGGTATCCAATCCCTGGGAAAAACTCAAAGACTTTACCGACGCCAGAATCGCTTTGGGAAGAACGGGAGGCAGCCTCAAAACCCAAGAACTCCTGGCTTTCAGAAAGGATCATGCCTTGGCCAAAGATGCGGTTTGGGCAGATTTGGATATTGACTCTTTGCGAAAGCAACTGGAGGATTTACAAATTCCTAGCATGCTTCTCTCCAGTCAGGCAAAATCCCGGGAGATCTATATCAAACGTCCCGACCTTGGCAGGAAGTTAAGTGAGGATTCCTTTGCAGAGATTCAGAATTCCAAAGTTCCAGCATCCGAAATTTCCATTATTCTGGCGGATGGATTGAGTGCAAATGCCATTTCCCTGCATGCTATCCCCTTTTTACAGGAATTTTTACCCAAACTAAAAGGGCTTTCCATCGCTCCCATTTCCATCGTCAGCCAAGGAAGAGTAGCCATCAGCGATGAAATCGGCGAAAGCTTCTCCAGCAAAATTTCCATAATTCTGATCGGGGAAAGACCCGGTTTGAGTTCCCCGTACAGCATGGGGATTTATTTGACATACAACCCAAAAGCAGGAAATACAGACGAAAAGCGAAACTGTATATCCAATATCCGAACCGGCGGTTTGCCCTATGCCTATGCAGCGGAAAAACTCGCCTTTTTATGCTCAGAAGCACTGAGACTTAAATTATCCGGTGTCCACTTGAAGGATACTTTTGACCACCACTCACTTAAAAATGAATCAGGAAAAAACTGAATTAAAACGCACGCTAGGGCCATTTATGCTTTGGGGGCTCGGCGTCGGCTATGTGATTTCGGGAATGTATTTTGGCTGGAACCTCGGGCTGGCGGAAGGCGGAACCCTCGGACTGGCAGTAGCCACCCTCTTTATCATCATCATGTATGTCACCTTTACCTTTAGCTACACGGAGATGGCCTGTGCCATTCCCAAAGCCGGAGGAGCTTTTGACTATGCCCGTTTGGGATTGGGAAAAAACTGGGGATTTCTGGCAGGAATCGCCCAAAGTATAGAATTTATCTTCGCCCCGCCGGCCATCGCAGCGGCAATTGGAGCCTATTTCAATGTGTTTTTCCCGGAAATCAGCATTACCGCGATTGCGATTACAGCCTATCTGATTTTCACGCTGATCAATATCTCCGGGGTAAGGTTTGCTGCCTACTTCGAACTGATCATTACCATAATTGCGGTAGCCGAACTCCTACTTTTCTCAGGAGTTAGTTTTACCGAATTCAAATTTGAAAACCTAACCCAGAATGCCCTGCCTAACGGTTGGGGTGGTGCTTTTGCAGCGATACCTTTTGCGATCTGGTTTTTCCTGGCGATCGAAGGTGTGGCCAATGTAGCCGAGGAAGCCAAAAACCCGCAGCGAAATATTCTGATTGGGTTTGGTTCGGCACTTCTGACTTTGGTGATTTTATGCCTGCTCACCTTCACTTCCTCGATCGGAGTGGATGGCTGGGAGACGATCGTCTATCCTCCGGGAAGTACAGCGCCTTCCGATTCTCCCCTGCCTTTGGCTTTGGCCAAGATTGTAGGCGAAAGCAATATTCTCTATCACCTGCTGATTACCGTGGGCTTGTTTGGGCTGGTGGCTTCCTTTCATGGGATTATCCTGGCGGCGGGTCGATCTACCTTGGAACTGGGAAGAGAGCGTTATGTGACGCCTTTTGTGGGGAAAGTCCATGCCAAAACCAAGACTCCTGTCAATGCCCTTCTGGTGAATATGGGCATAGGGATCCTGGCCTTGCTCACAGGAAAAACCGGTGAAATCATCACCATCGCCTGCTTTGGAGCCTTGACATTATATATCGTATCGATGATTGCCTTTTTTGCCTTGCGAAAGAATCATGCGGACTTGAAGCGCCCCTTTCGGGTTCCGTTATTCCCCTATTTCCCAGCCATCGCCTTGGTCATCGCCATTATCGCGATGATCGCCATGAGTATTTACAACCTGACTTTAATGGCTATTTTCTGGGGATTGGTAGGTTTTGGCTATATGAGTTTTCGATGGTATCAGAGGAAGGGGTAAGGGAAAAATACCCTGTACTGGGTATTGCAACTAAAGAATTTCATACCGTTCTTGAAGATTTGGTTCGGAATCAGAATTAAAAGGATTCATTTCTCAATCAATTCTATTCCTCAGACAACAAACGTTTGTTTTCATTTGTTGTCGAGTAATTATTTTAAAATGCTGATATTCAAAGGATTAAAAACTACCTGTAATTAAAATCTATAATGGATATATACGCAATTACGTATATACAAGTGTTGGGTGCAATAAAGTAATGCATGACGAAATGAAGAAAATATTGAAATTGTCTGGCTGCGAACAGTTGTGTTTGCTCCTTGATGAATTCAAAGAGGAGATGAATAAAATTTCATCAGACCAAATAATCAATTCGTTGATAAAAGAGTTTGAAAAGAGTTCTGGTCAACAAAATTTTCAAGTAATATCCAAGGATCCATCAGCACTTCTACAGCTTGCTTTATTTACGAATGCAATAATTGTTCGATTAAATGACTTACCATCATCCGATCGTATCAAAACTTTAATTAGTGCTTTTCAGGATTGTTTAGATAAGAACATAACCAGTGTTATTGATTCTTCAGAACATCAGATAATAAAATTATGTTGCTTTCTCAATTCAATAATTCAAACCCTGAGGCAATTAGAGTTTGAAAACATTTTCATTTTGGAATTACCCTTAGGAAATTCTATTCCATCCAAACTTTTGAAAGAAATGCTGGATGAAAAAGAAATAAAGTCAACGATACTCTCTGTGTCAATAAATAGGAATGACAGTAATCGAAAAGGCATTACACGAGCCCAATTAATTGATCAAAGGGTTTCTGAAATTGATACAAAGGATTCAATACTTATTTACCTTGATGAATGGATTACAGGGTCTAATTTTTACAACATTTTAACTATACTAAACAGGAATGAAAACTTGAATTTGATGCCCGGTGCATTTATGCTAGAAAAATCAAAATCAGAAATTCGTTTTCAAAAATATATGACATTACACGAGAATATTAGTCAGAAAATAGGTCTGAAGTCCGAAGATTTGATTTGTGTTTTCCCCAATCTCAATAACAATGTCAGTTCAAATCAAGAGTTCATCTGGGCTGAGAGCGATCGACTTGCTGGATATCGAAAGTTGGAATTTTGGGGAAGTATAGTTAGTTCTTATATCTCTGCAGGTGAATTATTGAATAATGAACCCAAAACACTGGATGAAACATTAAAACAAAGCATTTCCGAATGCACTACCCTAGATAAGGAAACTGAAATTCCAGAAGATCTTAGAAATAAAATTCAAATTTCATTTCAGCACTTTAAAGATGAATTTTCAACATCTCTGAAAAAAGAATTTGAATCTCAAGAAGTAATATTTTCCGATGAATTTAACATAGATGCAGAAACAACAAAAGCAATTTCAATTATGAAAAATGTACAAGGGTATGAAAAATCAAAATTGGCCATTAACATAATTGGATATTATCTCAAAACCAATGTAATCAGTCCAACTTCAAGATATTACTATAGAGGTCAAGCACCACTTTGCATTAAACTTGAAGACCAAGAAAATGCATTAAACAAAAAATTCGTAGCTGAAATAAAGAAATACTGCACCCAACAAGGTGTATAGTGCATACCCTTCGGGATACGCACCATACACAGAACGTTAGCCTCAATATTCGAAAATCGAATGACCACCTCTAGATTCAAAATATACCCCCACTAGCCCCTTCTAGGTGTAGGTACTATTTTTTTGAAATCACCCTCCACCAGAACCCAATAAATCCACTGATTCCCAATACCATAGAAGATATTCTAAGCCCTCAAATTTTGCATAGCCCATATAAATAGGCTATCTTTTTAATACAGGAAATTTGGAAAGAATGGTATCCAATCAGGATACGAATTAGCCAAGCCCATTTTTAAACAAGCTTATTATGTCAAAGAAACAGTTTGGAAACATTGGAAAATTCAGCAGTAAAAACCTGAATATAAAACCTATCGATATCAAGGTTAACCCATCAAATCGAATCTCGAATGCACAATTGAAAAAGCTCGATCCAAAGGGTATTGCCAGCATTCCAGCGCTTAGAGTTAATAGAAATGACTTGTTGAATTTGCAGGCCAACGAATCCTGGGAAATCACTGCTCAAAAGTTGAAGGATAAGGATATGTATGTCGCTGAATATTTTGGATGGCATAGATCCGACCAAACAAGCATTGATGTACATCCGGAAAACAAGTACTATCCAAGATTAAATAATGGCATGGCTGGATTCCTTCCTGAAATGAGATACTTGGTTTTACGATTCAGACCCGAAATGGGTAAGCGGTATCGCGTGACCATTCAGTTAAAACCAGGTTCCTACAGAAATAAAAAAGTCATGACCAATATCACGGGTAGGTATAATGACACATGGTATATCAATTATCAATTTAATGAGTTGATGTTTGATTTTTTGGCCTCATCAAATGAGATAAAAATAAGTCCTATTATCGCTGGTTATGAGAACTATTATGTCAAGTATCAGCCTTTGCAGATTGAGAAAATTAATGTGGATAAGGTAGGGGATTGATTTCAGCTCTGAGAAGAAATTTACATCAGGTCATTTCACTAGGTGAAGTCCTCGATTTTGTCGAAAAGGACTTCACCTTTTTTATTTTTTGAATTGAAAAACCGTACCTAACCTTTCCAGAGTATTCCCTTTTTATTCCTAAGGGAGAGAAACTCTTCAAAATCCCCTAAATTGTTTCGATTAGCATTTCTGCCGAATAGGGGCAATTTTTGAATGAAGAATGGATTTTAACAAAGAGAGTATTGCGCGTTTTGGCATTGCCACCAAGGGTTTTGTTTACATCTTAATAGGTGCACTCACATTTATGGCTGCAATCGGTACTGGGGGCTCCAAATCAGGGAGCAGTGATGCATTGAAATTTCTAAGAGATAACACCTTTGGAAGCATATTGCTCGGGATCACAGCCGCAGGACTGGTGGCTTACGTTTTCTGGCGTTTTTATCAGGCCATCATGGATCCTGACAAGGAAGGCACCGATTACAAAGGAATAGGAAATAGATTAGGATTCTTTTCCAGTGGTGTTTTTTACGGTCTTATGGCATTTTCAGCTATCAAAATCCTTATTGGAAATGGAAGCGAATCTTTAGAAAGTCAGGAATCTCTTATCGCAACGGCCTTAAGCAAGCCATTCGGGCAGGCCATCGTACTTATTATAGCCACTATTTTTTGGGAAGAGCCATATTTCAAATGGTCATTGCCTACACTGATTTGTACAAAAAGAGGGTAAAAGCTCAAAATTTAGATCCTAAAACACAGAAATTGATGGTTACTCTGGGTAAGGTTGGACATACCGCTAGAGGGTTAGTCATTGGGGTGATTGCATTCCTAACATACAGAGCAGCATTTTCTTACAGTTCGGAAGTAGCTGGAGGCACTAAGGAGGCATTTAGTTTCCTTCAAGATGAATTCGGAACGATTGTGTTATCCTTGGTTGCTTTGGGCCTAGCCATGTACGGCATTTTTTTGTTAATTAATGCTCGCTATCGTGATATGAAGAGGGTATAGGCAATTTCTACCTAAAATAAATTGAAAGACGTCGGCCTTTTTTCAATCTTACCCAACCTTCCTAATTCAAAAACACGTAGAGGATAAGACCTAAAATAATTTTGTTTCCGTTCTTCATGGCTTGGACTGGAAATTTTTGATTGATCTAACTAGAACCATGCATAAATATCACCTCCTACTGATCCTCTTTCTTTTTGGAATCAGACAAGCAAAATCCCAAGATACAGGGAACATTGAAATCGGCAGCACTTATACCATTCACTCCAGCATTTTGGATGAGGACAGAAGCTATTGGGTCAGCCTTCCTGAATCTTATGGCAATCCAGAATCATCCTATAAAGAATATCCCCTGCTGATTGTATTGGATGGCAGCAGTTTTTTTCATCCGATTAGCGGTATGACGAACTACATGGGTAGAATTGGAAGGATTCCAGAGATGATTGTTGTCGGCATTCAAAATGTAAGTCGAACCCGGGATTTTACCCCTGACAAAATCGTCACGACACGAGAAAATGATTTTGGAGGTGGAGATAATTTCTTGGCTTTTCTAGAGGAGGAACTGATTCCAAAACTGGATCAGGAGTATCGGACCGTACCTTATCGAATTCTTTTTGGGCATTCGCTTGGCGGATTACTGGCTACCCATGCTTACATGAAAGAAAATACGATTTTCAATTCCTTCCTAGCCATTGATCCAAGTT
Above is a window of Algoriphagus machipongonensis DNA encoding:
- the eat gene encoding ethanolamine permease, producing the protein MTTTHLKMNQEKTELKRTLGPFMLWGLGVGYVISGMYFGWNLGLAEGGTLGLAVATLFIIIMYVTFTFSYTEMACAIPKAGGAFDYARLGLGKNWGFLAGIAQSIEFIFAPPAIAAAIGAYFNVFFPEISITAIAITAYLIFTLINISGVRFAAYFELIITIIAVAELLLFSGVSFTEFKFENLTQNALPNGWGGAFAAIPFAIWFFLAIEGVANVAEEAKNPQRNILIGFGSALLTLVILCLLTFTSSIGVDGWETIVYPPGSTAPSDSPLPLALAKIVGESNILYHLLITVGLFGLVASFHGIILAAGRSTLELGRERYVTPFVGKVHAKTKTPVNALLVNMGIGILALLTGKTGEIITIACFGALTLYIVSMIAFFALRKNHADLKRPFRVPLFPYFPAIALVIAIIAMIAMSIYNLTLMAIFWGLVGFGYMSFRWYQRKG
- a CDS encoding DUF1206 domain-containing protein — translated: MVTLGKVGHTARGLVIGVIAFLTYRAAFSYSSEVAGGTKEAFSFLQDEFGTIVLSLVALGLAMYGIFLLINARYRDMKRV
- the eutC gene encoding ethanolamine ammonia-lyase subunit EutC, coding for MSEVSNPWEKLKDFTDARIALGRTGGSLKTQELLAFRKDHALAKDAVWADLDIDSLRKQLEDLQIPSMLLSSQAKSREIYIKRPDLGRKLSEDSFAEIQNSKVPASEISIILADGLSANAISLHAIPFLQEFLPKLKGLSIAPISIVSQGRVAISDEIGESFSSKISIILIGERPGLSSPYSMGIYLTYNPKAGNTDEKRNCISNIRTGGLPYAYAAEKLAFLCSEALRLKLSGVHLKDTFDHHSLKNESGKN
- a CDS encoding DUF1206 domain-containing protein codes for the protein MDFNKESIARFGIATKGFVYILIGALTFMAAIGTGGSKSGSSDALKFLRDNTFGSILLGITAAGLVAYVFWRFYQAIMDPDKEGTDYKGIGNRLGFFSSGVFYGLMAFSAIKILIGNGSESLESQESLIATALSKPFGQAIVLIIATIFWEEPYFKWSLPTLICTKRG